ATTCGTCATTCGTCATTCATGATTCTCCGCTTCAGCAGCATCCAACCGTACAGCATTCCCGCCAGCAGCGGCAAGCAAACCACAATGGCGCTCGGCACTAGCCACGGGATTTCAAAAATCCGGGCGGCGTAATCCCACAGCGGCACCCAAAACAAAAGCGTCACCAGCGCCGCCAAACACAAAAACGGCCCGTACGGCAACACGTTTTGCCGAAACAACAGCCATTGAATGCCGCCGAACACGACCCCCACAAACGGCGCAATAAAAAACACGATGATAATCGCCTGCCATCCCAAAAACGCCCCAATCATCGCCAGCAGTGTCACGTCGCCAAATCCCATCGCTTCCTGTTGCAGCATCGCGCTGCCAATCACGCGGATCAGCCAAATCATGCCGCCTCCGGCCGCCATCCCTACCAGCGCCGTCATCAATCCGTGCCACGGTTGGCCTCCCTTCACCCATGCCGAAACGATGAGCAACACCCCTGCCACGGCCAGCGGCAACACCCACACCCATTCCGCCCGTGCCGCTATCCGCCACCACATCATACGCCATGCTTTGCCGATTCTTATTCCCCTCCGCCACTGCCGCGGCAACAGCGCGAAACACCACCCCAAATAAATCGCCAGCCCAATTGCCAGCGAAGCCCCGCTCCCCAAAAATGCTCCCGCACCGGTCGGCTGACTAAATGGGTAATCAAACCGCAGCGGGCTGATCAAATTCTCCGGCCGCGGAAAATTCACGTCCACTTGCAGCGACGGCAACGCCGGCGACGTGCAAAACGCGGCCAACAACAGCGCCACCACGGTGCCCGGCACGGTCACAACATCGGGAATCGTTTGTTCGTCAATATCAATGAACGTGGCCACCAGCATCACCGCCAACAGCACTACGTGAATCGCAAACTGCACGTGTAGCAGCCCGACAAACTGTGCCTCAGTCGGCCGACGCCCGGGCCACACCTCGGTCATGTTCAGCGCGTACTGATTAACTTCCAACACGTACAGCGCGGCCACGCCCAGCGCAAAGCACAGCTCAATCAGCATCGGCCGCACCCAAAAGCCGCGCCCCTGCAGCTTTTCCTCCCGCCGCAGCCGCCACCAACCAAAAACAGGCACGCAATCTACCCAGCTACGCCGCGGAATTTTTCCCCGCGTAAAACTCCACGGGCTGATCCGCCGCCTTTGATACGCCAACCGATAAATGCCTAAATTGATGAGCGATCCAAGGCACGCGCCGACGACAAACAACAACAGCATTCGCACGGAAAAAGGCAGCGCCAATAATAGACTCACATTTCACCCTTTTCCTGCGGTCGCCTGACAGTCAGAATACTAGCTTCGCCATTGAACCTGAGCCTCGTGGGCGTGTCCATACAAGTATGTCACATTCTTTGAACCTGTTGCGGATCGACACTCGCCAGGCCGACGTCCGCCAGGCCCTCGCCGATTTGCGTCGCCGCCTTAGCCCGCAAGGAAACATCGTCAGCGAAGCCGGCCGCCAGCGCACGCTGGAGGTCTTCGGCCAGCCCCTTTCGCCGCAGCAAGTCGTGGAGCGAATTTGTCACGACGTGAAAGAAACTGGCCTGCCCGCGGTCCTCGATTATTCAGCCCGAATCGACAAAGCCCAGCTCACCGCCGACACCATCCGCGTCAGCACCGCCGAACTCTCCGCCGCCCATGCCGCAGCCGAGGCCGAATTCTTATCCAGTATCCGCCGCATCCGCCAAAACATTCTCCGCTTCCAGCAAGTGATTTTGCAGCACGATGTCCGTGTCGATTTGCCCGCCGCCGGCGGATATTTGCAGCAGCGCTATTTGCCGCTGGCCCGCGTGGGAATTTGCGTCCCCGGCGGCGCGGCGGCGTATCCGTCCACCGTATTGATGACCGCCGTGCCCGCCCAAGTGGCCGGAGTGAAGCAGTTGGCCGTCATTGCACCGCCGACAAAATTCGGCGCCTCCAATCCCGATCTGTTGGCCACGTGCGCCGAAATCGGCATCACCGAAGTTTACCGACTCGGCGGTGTCCAAGGCGTGGCCGCACTCGCCTACGGTGTCGCAGGCGTTCCCAAGGTCGATAAAATCGTCGGCCCCGGCAATCTGTTTGTCGCCCTGGCCAAGCGGCACGTGTTTGGCGAAGTCGATATTGATTCGATTGCCGGACCGAGCGAAGTGGTGGTCATAGCCGATGAAACCGCTCGCCCCGATTTCACCGCCGCCGATTTAATTGCCCAGGCCGAACACGCGCCGGGCTCAGGCATTCTCATCACCTGGCACGCGCTGCTCATCGATGCCGTGGCCGCAGAACTAGCGCGCCAGACGGCCCATTTATCTCGCGGAGATTTAGCCCGCCAAAGTTTGGAACAGTTCGGCGCGCTCATTCTGGCCCGTAGCGCCGACGAAGCATGCACCCTGGCCGACGAAATCGCGCCGGAGCATCTGCACGTCGCCGCGGCCAATGCCGAAGTCCTGTTGGAAAAAATCCCACACGCTGGGGCCGCCTTTTTGGGTCACTTTAGCCCCGTGGCCGCCGGCGATTATGCGGCCGGGCCATCACACGTGCTCCCCACTGGCGGCACGGCCCGTTTCGCCGCCGGCTTAACCGCCAACGATTTTTTGCGCGGCGGCAGTGTGATTGCGCTGAACGAAGCCGGCTTGACAGCCCTGGCCGACGACATCCGCCGCGTGGCCGAAAAAGAAGGATTAACGGCTCATAAGGCCAGCATCGACGTGCGAATAAACAAATAGCTCCACGCTGTCTTAACCGACCACCGACCACTAATGTCTTTCATCCGTCCCGAAATCCTGGCCATGCAAGGCTACGTTCCCGGCGAACAGCCGCGCAAAGCGGGCATCATCAAGCTCAACACCAACGAAAATCCGTATCCGTCTTCGCCGGCGGTGCAGCGGGCCATCGGCCGGGCCATTCAAGCGGGGCTGCAAAAATATCCCGATCCATTGGCTACCGCTTTCCGTACTCGGGCCGCGGAATTGCTGAGTGTGGAACCGAATTGGATTTTGTGCGGCAACGGCAGCGACGATTTGCTGACCATCGTCACTCGCGCCTTCGTCGGCCAGGGCGATTGCTTGCGGCTACCGTATCCCAGTTACATTCTGTACAAAACCTT
The sequence above is a segment of the Pirellulales bacterium genome. Coding sequences within it:
- a CDS encoding A24 family peptidase produces the protein MSLLLALPFSVRMLLLFVVGACLGSLINLGIYRLAYQRRRISPWSFTRGKIPRRSWVDCVPVFGWWRLRREEKLQGRGFWVRPMLIELCFALGVAALYVLEVNQYALNMTEVWPGRRPTEAQFVGLLHVQFAIHVVLLAVMLVATFIDIDEQTIPDVVTVPGTVVALLLAAFCTSPALPSLQVDVNFPRPENLISPLRFDYPFSQPTGAGAFLGSGASLAIGLAIYLGWCFALLPRQWRRGIRIGKAWRMMWWRIAARAEWVWVLPLAVAGVLLIVSAWVKGGQPWHGLMTALVGMAAGGGMIWLIRVIGSAMLQQEAMGFGDVTLLAMIGAFLGWQAIIIVFFIAPFVGVVFGGIQWLLFRQNVLPYGPFLCLAALVTLLFWVPLWDYAARIFEIPWLVPSAIVVCLPLLAGMLYGWMLLKRRIMNDE
- the hisD gene encoding histidinol dehydrogenase; this translates as MSHSLNLLRIDTRQADVRQALADLRRRLSPQGNIVSEAGRQRTLEVFGQPLSPQQVVERICHDVKETGLPAVLDYSARIDKAQLTADTIRVSTAELSAAHAAAEAEFLSSIRRIRQNILRFQQVILQHDVRVDLPAAGGYLQQRYLPLARVGICVPGGAAAYPSTVLMTAVPAQVAGVKQLAVIAPPTKFGASNPDLLATCAEIGITEVYRLGGVQGVAALAYGVAGVPKVDKIVGPGNLFVALAKRHVFGEVDIDSIAGPSEVVVIADETARPDFTAADLIAQAEHAPGSGILITWHALLIDAVAAELARQTAHLSRGDLARQSLEQFGALILARSADEACTLADEIAPEHLHVAAANAEVLLEKIPHAGAAFLGHFSPVAAGDYAAGPSHVLPTGGTARFAAGLTANDFLRGGSVIALNEAGLTALADDIRRVAEKEGLTAHKASIDVRINK